The Bacillus sp. Y1 genome has a window encoding:
- a CDS encoding MerR family transcriptional regulator has translation MHKQRWYNGVFYRIGELASIAKVSRRTIDYYTNLGLLHADRSKGNYRLYNDEALEALHFIEECKEMHIPLEEIKRKLEMKKQKDVKQGEMERHIHSIGQQMKQLQHDISVLIPLIENLDGQQTKVLSEELTMESEWLMKFLPEFHRLVKFSN, from the coding sequence ATTCATAAGCAGAGGTGGTACAATGGGGTATTTTACCGAATTGGGGAGCTAGCTTCAATCGCAAAAGTTTCAAGAAGAACGATTGACTACTACACAAATTTAGGGTTACTGCATGCCGATCGTTCAAAGGGAAATTACAGACTTTACAATGATGAAGCCTTAGAAGCTCTACATTTCATTGAGGAATGTAAAGAAATGCATATCCCTTTAGAAGAGATTAAGAGAAAACTAGAAATGAAAAAGCAAAAAGACGTGAAACAGGGAGAAATGGAAAGGCATATTCACTCCATTGGTCAACAAATGAAGCAGCTACAGCACGATATTTCTGTACTCATCCCATTAATTGAAAATCTAGATGGTCAGCAAACGAAAGTTCTCTCTGAAGAGTTAACAATGGAGAGCGAATGGCTGATGAAGTTTTTACCCGAGTTTCATAGGTTAGTAAAATTTTCGAATTAA
- a CDS encoding histidine kinase N-terminal domain-containing protein encodes MLQATREKLIDYLSKSKNLLVSLWEKEILISTEDPYKFEINTNDFSLFQMILDGLDIEGLDFEKFIEEFSLVIAEQRVNDSINIGTFVYNVNIGRSIIYHHLLETEFTKEEIQESIKSIDSFFDKFLLYSVSYFTEEKNKIIEEKTQFIDSTHKDRLTLLGQMTSSFIHEFRNPLTSVQGFIQLLKAEDPSIKYLDIISSELEQLNFRISQFLLLSKKELIGKEKSSFSLNELIDEVLIFLYPSILDSKVKVIRETFDHVNLFGYVDEIRQVLINIIFNAIDVLTQYREDPIIEIICSLSHNKHVVIEISNNGPMIPDQMLKSIFEPFVTTKTLGTGLGLFVCREIIEKHKGRLICESSTEKTIFRMTMPIPSLTEASE; translated from the coding sequence ATGCTACAAGCAACCAGGGAGAAATTAATTGATTATCTCTCAAAATCAAAGAATTTATTAGTCTCTTTATGGGAAAAAGAAATCCTGATATCAACAGAAGATCCATATAAATTTGAAATTAATACGAATGATTTTTCATTATTTCAAATGATTCTAGATGGTCTTGATATAGAAGGTCTAGACTTTGAAAAGTTCATTGAAGAATTTTCGTTAGTAATTGCTGAACAACGAGTAAATGATTCTATCAACATTGGGACATTTGTTTATAATGTCAATATCGGCCGTTCGATTATCTATCACCATTTACTTGAAACTGAATTTACAAAAGAAGAAATCCAAGAATCCATAAAGAGCATCGATTCATTCTTCGATAAGTTTCTACTTTACTCCGTTTCTTACTTTACAGAGGAGAAAAATAAAATTATTGAAGAAAAGACTCAATTTATCGATTCTACACACAAAGATAGGCTAACACTACTTGGACAGATGACCTCAAGTTTTATTCATGAATTTCGAAACCCCTTAACTTCGGTTCAAGGTTTTATTCAATTATTAAAAGCCGAAGATCCATCAATTAAATACTTAGATATTATTTCAAGTGAATTAGAGCAGCTTAACTTCCGTATTTCTCAATTCTTACTTCTCTCGAAGAAAGAGCTAATTGGTAAAGAAAAAAGTTCATTTTCATTAAATGAACTTATTGATGAAGTACTCATATTCTTATATCCAAGCATACTCGACTCAAAAGTAAAGGTTATAAGAGAAACTTTTGACCATGTTAATTTATTCGGATACGTGGATGAAATTAGACAGGTTCTAATCAACATTATATTTAATGCAATTGATGTATTAACACAATACCGTGAAGACCCAATAATAGAGATCATTTGTTCTCTTTCACACAATAAGCATGTTGTTATCGAAATATCAAATAACGGACCAATGATTCCAGACCAGATGTTAAAATCAATTTTCGAGCCATTTGTCACTACTAAAACACTCGGAACTGGCCTTGGACTTTTCGTATGTAGAGAAATTATTGAAAAACATAAAGGTCGTCTTATATGTGAATCAAGTACGGAAAAAACCATTTTTAGAATGACGATGCCCATTCCTTCTCTTACAGAAGCCTCTGAGTAA
- a CDS encoding FeoA family protein, which yields MLVALKAGEKAVIKDISGANALVRRRLLDLGITEGSIVCIKCILPFGGPVMLESCGQCVGIRRNEASCIEVEKG from the coding sequence ATGTTAGTAGCATTAAAAGCGGGGGAAAAAGCCGTTATTAAGGATATATCTGGCGCCAATGCTTTAGTCAGGCGCAGATTATTAGATTTAGGTATAACAGAGGGCTCGATTGTCTGTATAAAATGCATTTTGCCGTTTGGGGGACCTGTCATGCTCGAATCATGCGGACAGTGCGTAGGAATTAGGAGAAACGAGGCAAGTTGCATTGAGGTGGAAAAAGGATAA
- the feoB gene encoding ferrous iron transport protein B, which produces MEIALFGNPNTGKTSLFNSLTGSYEYIGNWSGVTVEKKIGAFKQKEARLIDLPGIYSLNPLSKDEGVVTQFVLHESYDKILNIIDASQIERNLHLTLQLLELGKPIVIGVNMVDVASKRGIEVHTEKLEKILGIPVTSVIARSGKGCDVLAEMATDSSNVGSDKSLINYGKEIEETILHISQLIEEKTKISSRWLTLQLLEGNEYVKKYLNDLVGEEKINQIIEKVEQNIFQVSAKTVETFIYQTRREVITSIAEKVTVKRKDIHPPFSEKMDALVTNKWLGIPIFLSLMYVMFMLTFDWLGFPLSDLLDAFITGPLTNLIEGLLGLVGASKFIHAIVLDGIIAGVGGVLVFVPQIFILFFFISLLEDSGYMARVALVMDRMMELVGLNGKAFIPMMIGFGCNVPGVMAARTIETPKERLLTILLIPLMSCSARLPVYALFVGAFFVEHKAFIVFSLYVIGIIVALVVAKVFSKTLLNGETSLFVIELPPYRLPQFQTLWRSTWDKGKGFIRKAGTFIFAGSVLIWLLSYAGPAGVNVNMDDSFLAMIGGVFAPLFTPIGFGSWQAGASLLTGFLAKEAIISTMNIIYFVPDESSLQGLLATSYSPLAAYSFMLFILLYIPCLATVATIRKETASRKWTIISIVYAFVVAYVLCLLVYQVGKLLGFS; this is translated from the coding sequence ATGGAAATTGCTTTATTTGGAAATCCGAATACTGGAAAGACGTCACTTTTCAACAGCTTAACAGGTTCGTATGAGTATATAGGGAACTGGAGTGGAGTGACAGTTGAGAAAAAGATTGGTGCCTTTAAGCAAAAAGAAGCAAGGTTAATTGATTTACCAGGAATCTACTCCTTAAACCCTCTATCTAAGGATGAAGGTGTTGTTACCCAATTTGTTCTTCATGAATCATACGATAAAATCCTAAATATTATTGATGCTTCACAAATTGAAAGGAACTTACATCTTACTCTCCAATTATTAGAGCTAGGTAAGCCTATTGTTATTGGGGTGAATATGGTTGATGTAGCTAGCAAACGAGGAATTGAAGTACATACCGAGAAGCTTGAAAAAATATTAGGTATCCCCGTAACTTCTGTAATCGCACGAAGTGGCAAAGGTTGTGATGTGCTTGCAGAGATGGCAACGGATTCCTCCAATGTAGGTTCGGATAAAAGCCTCATAAACTATGGGAAGGAAATTGAAGAAACGATACTACATATCTCACAATTAATTGAAGAGAAAACAAAGATATCCTCACGCTGGCTTACACTTCAGCTGTTAGAAGGAAATGAGTATGTAAAGAAGTATTTGAATGATCTTGTTGGAGAAGAAAAAATTAATCAGATCATTGAAAAAGTTGAACAAAATATTTTTCAAGTATCTGCTAAAACGGTAGAGACATTTATATATCAAACTAGAAGAGAAGTTATCACATCTATAGCCGAAAAGGTTACCGTAAAAAGAAAAGACATACACCCACCATTTTCAGAGAAAATGGATGCTTTGGTTACTAATAAGTGGTTAGGAATTCCTATTTTCCTTAGCCTGATGTATGTGATGTTTATGCTTACGTTTGACTGGCTTGGCTTTCCACTATCTGATTTACTTGATGCGTTTATTACTGGTCCTCTAACAAATTTAATTGAAGGATTACTTGGATTAGTGGGGGCTTCTAAATTTATACATGCTATTGTTCTTGACGGTATTATTGCAGGAGTGGGTGGGGTTCTTGTTTTTGTACCACAAATTTTCATTCTGTTTTTCTTTATTTCCTTACTGGAGGATTCAGGCTATATGGCTAGAGTAGCATTAGTCATGGATCGGATGATGGAGTTGGTTGGTTTAAATGGAAAGGCATTTATTCCAATGATGATTGGATTTGGTTGTAATGTTCCAGGAGTCATGGCAGCCCGTACGATAGAAACTCCGAAGGAAAGATTGCTTACCATATTGTTAATTCCTCTTATGTCATGTTCGGCTCGACTTCCTGTATATGCCTTGTTTGTAGGAGCTTTCTTTGTAGAGCATAAAGCTTTTATTGTCTTTTCTCTATATGTTATCGGGATTATCGTTGCTCTGGTTGTCGCAAAGGTTTTTTCTAAAACACTATTAAATGGAGAGACCTCACTATTCGTCATTGAGCTTCCTCCTTATCGACTCCCTCAATTCCAGACACTATGGAGAAGTACATGGGATAAAGGCAAAGGTTTTATCCGTAAGGCTGGTACTTTTATATTTGCAGGTTCTGTCCTTATTTGGCTTTTATCATATGCTGGTCCAGCAGGAGTAAATGTAAATATGGATGATAGTTTTTTAGCAATGATCGGAGGGGTATTTGCACCCCTATTTACTCCAATTGGCTTTGGTTCTTGGCAAGCGGGAGCCTCCTTGTTAACGGGCTTTTTAGCAAAGGAAGCAATTATATCAACGATGAATATCATTTACTTCGTTCCTGATGAATCTAGTCTACAAGGTTTACTAGCAACATCTTATTCACCTTTAGCTGCCTATAGTTTTATGTTATTTATTTTATTGTATATCCCTTGCTTGGCAACTGTAGCAACAATAAGAAAAGAAACTGCTTCAAGAAAATGGACAATTATTTCAATTGTTTATGCCTTTGTCGTAGCCTATGTTTTATGTTTACTTGTCTACCAAGTTGGGAAACTATTAGGATTTTCATGA
- a CDS encoding FeoB-associated Cys-rich membrane protein gives MLANILLGSIIFGYAGFSFYKHIQKSRQGKCAACAVKNACKSEAVCTSQVADNK, from the coding sequence ATGTTGGCGAATATTCTATTAGGTAGCATTATTTTTGGTTATGCAGGCTTTTCTTTTTATAAGCATATTCAAAAATCAAGACAAGGGAAATGTGCCGCGTGTGCGGTCAAGAATGCTTGTAAAAGTGAAGCCGTATGTACTAGTCAAGTTGCTGATAATAAATAA
- a CDS encoding helix-turn-helix transcriptional regulator gives MTRDEIISKVSEKMRLIRTEAGYTQDKMGEVIGLSKKTLVQIEKGRMDANWQTVVTICALFRETETIQYLFGSDPLEVLETVARDGIDYRKEKTLGGKLWWREIDRKKGIILQQNVLSQHYRILDDEYFRIFSSFEEHASRERFEELVNEIKE, from the coding sequence TTGACTAGAGACGAGATAATATCGAAGGTATCGGAGAAAATGAGGTTAATCCGGACGGAAGCAGGATACACACAGGATAAAATGGGTGAAGTCATCGGTCTTTCGAAAAAGACGCTCGTACAAATTGAAAAAGGTAGGATGGATGCAAACTGGCAGACCGTTGTTACCATTTGTGCTCTATTTCGTGAAACAGAAACCATTCAATATTTATTTGGTAGTGACCCATTAGAAGTGCTTGAGACTGTGGCGAGAGATGGGATTGATTACCGAAAAGAAAAAACATTGGGTGGAAAGCTATGGTGGCGTGAAATTGACAGAAAAAAGGGGATTATTCTACAGCAGAATGTCTTAAGTCAACACTATCGTATTCTTGATGATGAGTACTTCCGCATTTTCAGCAGCTTCGAAGAACATGCGTCCAGAG